One Melospiza melodia melodia isolate bMelMel2 chromosome 1, bMelMel2.pri, whole genome shotgun sequence genomic window carries:
- the LOC134421811 gene encoding myosin-7 produces the protein MPDVEMAEFGEAAPYLRKSEKERLAAQTRPFDLKKDIFVPDEKEEYVKATIISREGSKITAETEHGKTVTVKEDQIMQQNPPKFDKIEDMAMLTFLHEPAVLYNLKDRYASWMIYTYSGLFCVTVNPYKWLPVYNAEVVAAYRGKKRSEAPPHIFSISDNAYQNMLTDRENQSILITGESGAGKTVNTKRVIQYFAVIAAIGDRGKKEAGAPGKGTLEDQIIQANPALEAFGNAKTVRNDNSSRFGKFIRIHFGATGKLASADIETYLLEKSRVIFQLKAERNYHIYYQILSNKKPELLDMMLVTNNPYDYAFISQGETTVPSIDDGEELLATDSAFDVLGFTPEEKNSIYKLTGAIMHFGNMKFKQKQREEQAEPDGTEEADKSAYLMGLNSADLLKGLCHPRVKVGNEYVTKGQNVQQVIYAVGALAKAVYEKMFNWMVTRINNSLETKQPRQYFIGVLDIAGFEIFDFNSFEQLCINFTNEKLQQFFNHHMFVLEQEEYKKEGIEWEFIDFGMDLQACIDLIEKPMGIMSILEEECMFPKATDMTFKAKLFDNHLGKSANFGKPRNVKGKQEAHFALIHYAGTVDYNIIGWLQKNKDPLNETVVGLYQKSALKLLANLFANYAGADAPVEKGKGAKKKGSSFQTVSALHRENLNKLMTNLRSTHPHFVRCIIPNETKSPGVMNNPLVMHQLRCNGVLEGIRICRKGFPNRILYGDFRQRYRILNPAAIPEGQFIDSRKGAEKLLGSLDIDHNQYKFGHTKVFFKAGLLGLLEEMRDERLARIMTRLQAQVRGFLSRQEFKKILERRDSLLVIQWNIRAFMGVKNWPWMKLYFKIKPLLKSAETEKEMQNMKEEFGRLKEALEKSEARRKELEEKMVSMLQEKNDLQLQVQAEQDNLADAEERCDQLIKNKIQLEAKVKEMTERMEDEEEMNAELTAKKRKLEDECSELKKDIDDLELSLAKVEKEKHATENKVKNLTEEMAGLDETIVKLTKEKKALQESHQQALDDLQAEEDKVNTLTKAKVKLEQQVDDLESSLEQEKKIRMDLERAKRKLEGDLKLAQENIMDLENDKQQLDERLKKKDFELNALNARIEDEQAVAAQLQKKLKELQARIEELEEELEAERTGRAKVEKLRSDLSRELEEISERLEEAGGATSVQIELNKKREAEFQKMRRDLEEATLQHEATAAALRKKHADSVAELSEQIDNLQRVKQKLEKEKSELKLELDDVGSNMEQLIKAKANLEKMCRTMEDQMNEHRTKSEEAQRMVNDLTTQRAKLQTENGELSRQLEEKEAFINQMTRGKLTYTQQLEDLKRQLEEEVKAKNALAHALQSARHDCDLLREQYEEETEAKAELQRSLSKANSEVAQWRTKYETDAIQRTEELEEAKKKLAQRLQEAEEAVEAVNAKCSSLEKTKHRLQNEIEDLMADLERSNAAAAALDKKQRNFDKILSEWKQKFEESQVELEASQKEARSLSTELFKLKNAYEESLDHLETLKRENKNLQEEISDLTEQLGGSHKTIHELEKVRKQLDAEKLELQAALEEAEASLEHEEGKILRAQLEFNQVKADYERKLAEKDEEMEQAKRNHLRVVDSLQTSLDAETRSRNEALRLKKKMEGDLNEMEIQLSHANRVAAEAQKQVKTLQGCLKDTQLQLDDMVRVNEDLKENIAIVERRNNLLQSELEELRAVVEQTERARKLAEQELIEASERVQLLHSQNTSLINQKKKMEADISQLQTEVEEAIQECRNAEEKAKKAITDAAMMAEELKKEQDTSAHLERMKKNMEQTIKDLQMRLDEAEQLALKGGKKQLQKLEARVRELENELEAEQKRHAESVKGLRKSERRVKELSYQTEEDRKNLVRLQDLVDKLQMKVKSYKRQAEEAEEQANSNLAKFRKAQHELDEAEERADIAESQVNKLRAKSRDIGAKKGLNEE, from the exons ATGCCTGATGTGGAGATGGCTGAATTTGGGGAGGCCGCCCCCTACCTCCGCAAGTCGGAGAAGGAACGGCTGGCTGCCCAGACCCGCCCCTTTGACCTGAAGAAGGACATCTTCGTGCCTGATGAAAAGGAGGAATATGTCAAGGCCACCATTATCAGCCGTGAGGGCTCCAAGATCACTGCTGAGACCGAACATGGCAAG ACAGTGACGGTCAAGGAGGACCAGATCATGCAGCAGAACCCCCCCAAGTTCGACAAGATTGAGGACATGGCCATGCTGACTTTCCTCCACGAGCCCGCCGTCCTTTACAACCTCAAGGACCGCTACGCATCTTGGATGATCTAT ACCTACTCAGGGCTCTTCTGTGTGACCGTCAACCCCTATAAGTGGTTGCCTGTCTACAATGCCGAGGTGGTGGCTGCCTACCGGGGAAAGAAGCGGAGTGAAGCTCCGCCCCACATCTTctccatctctgacaatgcctacCAGAACATGCTAACAG ATCGGGAGAACCAATCCATCCTCATCAC CGGAGAATCCGGAGCGGGGAAGACTGTGAACACCAAGAGGGTCATCCAGTACTTCGCTGTCATCGCTGCCATCGGTGACCGTGGCAAGAAGGAGGCAGGGGCCCCGGGCAAG GGCACCCTGGAGGACCAAATCATCCAGGCCAACCCTGCCTTGGAAGCCTTCGGCAATGCCAAAACTGTCCGGAATGACAACTCATCCCGATTT GGGAAGTTTATCCGGATCCATTTTGGGGCCACTGGGAAGTTGGCATCAGCTGACATTGAGACCT ACCTCCTGGAGAAGTCCCGTGTGATCTTCCAGCTGAAGGCTGAAAGAAACTACCACATTTACTACCAGATCCTCTCCAATAagaagccagagctgctgg ACATGATGCTGGTGACCAACAACCCCTACGACTATGCCTTCATCTCCCAAGGAGAGACCACAGTTCCATCCATTGATGATGGGGAGGAGCTCCTGGCCACGGAT AGTGCCTTTGATGTCCTGGGATTCACTCCAGAGGAGAAGAATTCCATCTATAAACTGACAGGAGCCATCATGCACTTCGGCAACATGAAGTTCAAGCAGAAACAACGCGAAGAGCAGGCAGAACCAGATGGCACAGAAG AGGCAGACAAGTCAGCTTACCTAATGGGGCTGAACTCAGCTGATCTTCTCAAGGGGTTGTGCCACCCTCGGGTCAAGGTGGGCAATGAGTATGTCACCAAGGGGCAAAATGTCCAGCAG GTGATTTATGCTGTCGGAGCCTTGGCCAAAGCCGTGTATGAGAAGATGTTCAACTGGATGGTGACCAGGATCAACAATTCACTGGAGACCAAGCAGCCACGGCAGTACTTCATTGGTGTGCTGGACATTGCTGGCTTTGAAATCTTTGAT TTCAACAGCTTTGAGCAGCTCTGCATCAACTTCACCAATGAGAAGCTACAGCAGTTTTTCAACCACCACATGTtcgtgctggagcaggaggagtacAAGAAGGAGGGCATTGAGTGGGAGTTCATTGACTTTGGCATGGACCTCCAGGCCTGCATTGACCTCATTGAGAAG CCCATGGGGATCATGTCCATCCTGGAGGAGGAGTGCATGTTTCCCAAGGCCACAGACATGACCTTCAAGGCCAAGCTCTTTGATAATCACCTGGGCAAGTCTGCCAACTTTGGGAAGCCACGCAATGTCAAGGGGAAGCAAGAGGCCCACTTTGCCCTTATCCACTATGCTGGCACAGTGGACTACAACATCATCGGGTGGCTGCAGAAGAACAAGGATCCTCTCAATGAGACGGTTGTGGGGCTCTACCAGAAATCAGCCCTGAAGCTCTTGGCCAACCTCTTTGCCAACTATGCTGGGGCTGATGCAC CTGTGGAGAAGGGGAAAGGAGCTAAGAAGAAAGGTTCCTCCTTCCAAACTGTCTCTGCCCTGCATCGG GAGAATCTCAACAAGCTGATGACCAACCTGCGGTCTACCCACCCTCATTTCGTCCGCTGCATCATCCCCAATGAGACTAAGTCTCCTG GTGTGATGAACAACCCCCTGGTAATGCACCAGCTTCGCTGCAACGGGGTGCTAGAGGGCATCCGCATCTGCCGCAAGGGCTTCCCCAATCGCATCCTCTATGGGGACTTCCGACAGCG GTACCGCATCTTGAACCCTGCTGCTATCCCTGAGGGGCAGTTCATTGACAGTCGCAAAGGCGCTGAGAAGCTCCTGGGATCCCTTGATATTGACCACAACCAATACAAATTTGGACACACCAAG GTCTTCTTCAAggctgggctgctggggctgctggaggagatgagggatgAGCGCCTGGCCCGGATCATGACTCGCTTGCAAGCCCAAGTCCGTGGTTTCCTGTCCCGTCAGGAGTTCAAGAAGATCCTAGAGCGCAG AGACTCATTGCTGGTGATCCAGTGGAACATCAGGGCCTTCATGGGGGTGAAGAACTGGCCTTGGATGAAACTCTACTTCAAGATCAAGCCCTTGTTGAAGAGTGCCGAGACAGAGAAAGAGATGCAG AACATGAAAGAAGAGTTTGGGCGGTTGAAGGAGGCCTTAGAGAAGTCAGAAGCCCGGCGGAAGGAGCTAGAGGAGAAGATGGTCTCCATGCTGCAGGAGAAGAATGACCTTCAGCTCCAAGTGCAGGCT GAGCAAGACAACCTGGCTGATGCTGAGGAGCGCTGTGACCAGCTGATCAAGAACAAGATCCAGCTAGAGGCCAAGGTGAAGGAGATGACTGAGCGgatggaggatgaggaggagatgaaTGCTGAGTTGACagcaaagaaaagaaagctgGAGGATGAATGCTCAGAGCTGAAGAAGGACATTGATGACCTGGAGTTGTCATTGGCCAAGGTGGAAAAGGAGAAACACGCCACTGAGAACAAG GTCAAGAACCTCACAGAGGAGATGGCCGGGCTGGATGAAACCATCGTCAAGTTAACGAAGGAGAAGAAGGCCCTGCAAGAATCTCACCAGCAAGCACTGGATGATCTGCAGGCAGAGGAAGACAAGGTCAACACATTGACAAAGGCCAAAGTCAAGCTGGAACAGCAAGTGGATGAC CTGGAGAGTTcactggagcaagagaagaagatCCGGATGGACCTGGAACGGGCCAAAAGGAAGCTGGAAGGTGATTTGAAGTTGGCTCAAGAGAATATCATGGACCTGGAGAATGACAAGCAGCAACTGGATGAGAGGCTGAAAAA GAAAGACTTTGAGCTCAATGCCCTCAACGCCAGAATCGAGGATGAGCAAGCAGTTGCAGCCCAGCTTCAGAAGAAGCTCAAAGAACTTCAG GCGCGGATTGAGGAGCTAGAGGAGGAGCTGGAAGCAGAGCGGACAGGCAGAGCCAAGGTGGAGAAGCTGCGCTCAGACCTCTCACGAGAGCTGGAGGAGATCAGTGAGCGGCTGGAGGAGGCGGGTGGTGCCACATCAGTGCAGATCGAGCTCAACAAGAAGCGGGAGGCAGAGTTCCAGAAGATGCGGCGGGACCTGGAGGAGGCCACGCTGCAGCATGAGGCCACGGCTGCTGCGCTGCGCAAGAAGCACGCCGACAGCGTGGCCGAGCTCAGCGAGCAGATCGACAACTTACAGCGCGTCAAGCAGAAGCTGGAGAAGGAGAAGAGTGAGCTCAAGCTTGAGCTGGATGATGTCGGCTCCAATATGGAGCAACTCATAAAGGCCAAG GCCAACCTGGAGAAGATGTGCCGCACCATGGAAGATCAGATGAATGAGCACCGGACCAAGTCCGAAGAGGCTCAACGTATGGTCAATGACCTCACCACTCAACGAGCCAAGCTTCAGACTGAGAATG GTGAACTCTCCAggcagctggaggagaaggaagCCTTCATCAACCAGATGACACGAGGGAAACTGACCTACACTCAACAGCTGGAGGACCTCAAGAGGCAGCTAGAGGAAGAAGTCAAG gccAAGAATGCACTGGCCCATGCCCTGCAGTCAGCCCGGCATGACTGTGACCTTCTGAGGGAGCAGTATGAGGAGGAGACAGAGGCCAAGGCTGAGCTCCAGCGCTCACTCTCCAAGGCCAACTCTGAGGTGGCACAGTGGAGGACCAAGTATGAGACAGATGCCATCCAGCGCACTGAGGAACTGGAGGAGGCCAA gaagaagctggcCCAGCGGctgcaggaggctgaggaggcggTGGAGGCGGTCAATGCCAAGTGTTCCTCCCTGGAGAAGACCAAACACCGGCTGCAAAATGAAATTGAAGATCTCATGGCAGACCTCGAGCGGTcaaatgcagcagcagctgcattgGACAAGAAGCAGAGAAACTTTGACAAG ATCTTATCTGAGTGGAAACAGAAGTTTGAAGAGTCACAGGTGGAGCTGGAGGCATCGCAGAAAGAGGCCAGGTCCCTCAGCACTGAGCTCTTCAAGCTGAAAAATGCTTATGAGGAGTCACTTGATCACTTAGAGACTTTAAAGAGGGAAAACAAGAATCTCCAAG AGGAGATCTCGGACCTGACGGAGCAGCTGGGTGGCAGCCACAAGACCATCCATGAACTGGAGAAGGTCCGGAAGCAGCTGGATGCTGAGAAACTGGAGCTCCAAGCTGCACTGGAGGAGGCTGAG GCCTCTCTGGAACATGAGGAGGGAAAGATCCTGAGGGCCCAACTGGAGTTCAACCAGGTCAAGGCAGACTATGAGCGCAAGCTGGCTGAGAAGGATGAGGAGATGGAGCAGGCCAAGCGCAACCACCTGCGGGTGGTGGACTCACTGCAGACCTCTCTGGATGCTGAGACCCGGAGCCGCAACGAGGCCCTGAGGCTGAAGAAGAAGATGGAGGGTGACCTCAATGAGATGGAGATTCAGCTCAGCCATGCCAACCGTGTGGCTGCTGAAGCTCAGAAGCAAGTCaagacactgcagggctgcctcaAG GACACCCAACTGCAGCTGGATGACATGGTACGGGTCAATGAGGACCTGAAGGAGAATATTGCCATTGTGGAGAGGAGAAACAACCTTCTCCAgtcagagctggaggagctgcggGCAGTGGTGGAACAGACTGAGAGGGCTCGCAAGTTGGCTGAGCAGGAGCTGATTGAGGCCAGTGAGAGGGTCCAGCTTCTCCACTCACAG AACACCAGCCTCATCAACCAGAAGAAGAAGATGGAGGCTGACATCTCCCAGCTGCAGACAGAGGTGGAAGAGGCCATCCAGGAGTGCAGGAATGCTGAGGAGAAGGCCAAGAAGGCCATCACTGAT GCGGCCATGATGGCAGAGGAGCTGAAGAAGGAGCAGGACACCAGCGCCCATCTGGAGCGGATGAAGAAGAACATGGAGCAGACCATCAAGGACCTGCAGATGAGGCTGGATGAGGCCGAGCAGCTGGCCCTGAAAGGGGGCAAGAAGCAGCTGCAGAAGCTAGAGGCTCGTGTGCGGGAGCTGGAGAATGAGCTGGAGGCTGAGCAGAAGCGCCATGCCGAGAGTGTTAAGGGTCTCCGCAAGTCCGAGCGTCGCGTCAAGGAACTCAGCTACCAG ACGGAAGAGGACCGCAAGAACCTGGTCCGGCTCCAAGACCTTGTGGACAAGCTCCAAATGAAGGTCAAGTCCTACAAGAGACAGGCAGAGGAGGCG GAGGAACAGGCCAACTCCAACCTGGCCAAGTTCCGCAAGGCGCAGCACGAGCTGGATGAGGCAGAGGAGCGTGCCGACATCGCCGAGTCCCAGGTCAACAAGCTGCGGGCCAAGAGCCGCGACATTGGAGCCAAG AAGGGACTCAATGAAGAGTGA